The genomic interval agaaagaaaaatgtactAAAAACGAAGACAAATTCTGTGGCTCAAACAATTAGGAGAATTTAAGAAAAGAGTAGGTTTCATAGTGATCAAGGCAACGATACGTGGACCAGTATGTCCGGGGGCAAAGCCAGTATTAATTTTGCCGGATTCAGTGTTCTAACATAAGCATAAATGTCCAGTTCTAGAAGGGACGGTGGCATGACTAATCCACTTTTCACGCTTACGCAAAGAACATTAGTATTCCCGGGCTTGTCGGAGGCATGCTTCCGTCAGGATGTCGAGAAATAGATGAAAAAACGTAACGAGACCGCCGACGCCGCATAACCAGGCTTATACGGACGCGTGTCACGATTGGACGCACCGGAACGGCTCTTATTAATTTGAATCTTCACGTAGAGAATTTTCACCGGGTAGCTATCTCACGATCTCCGGGACGCGTACTGTCATTTCTAACGATGATGCTCCCCCGTATTCGCCGTTGCAGCCGTCCTCTACCGCCGCGGGAGGTGTCTTCCTCCGGCGTACGAAAGAAAAGCGGTCGTGACCGCCATTTGGCCATCACCCAGGATTGGTAGCAGCGAAAGTCCATTGACAACGACGGCCGCGCGTCTTCATAGTATCGCGTCTTGTCGGCCTGTGCCCTATAAATATATATGGGGGTCACAAGCAAGAAGCAAACGCAGTTTTCCTTCGGCCCCGTAGCTACCAACTAGGATTTCGGGAGCCGACTGGCGCCGCCGTCATGAAGTTGCTTCTGGTACCATTCGTTCATCATTTTCTTCGCTTCTCACGGACAATGCGGATTTTTCGGTCGCTTCGACGAGATAGACAGATTTAATTCGTCCGTCAGATAtttaatcagtagactgcggttTTTTTATGTGTTCATGACAAAAGTGAGAAATACAGTAACAGTAAACACGGTGGAACaaagatatttttatgttatgtTCAATTCGTGAAACTCGTCGAGGaaggaaatacatttctattttgcacCAGCGTGTTGCAAATGAgggagaacatttttattttgcgcaaagatccgcGGAATGTATGAAATCCGTAGTCTACCGTTGAGTTCGTAAGTCTTTGGAAACTTGaaaattttaatgttttaaaaactcTGCGAAGTGAGGTATTTCTATTGAAATGTCAGAAATTcgttaattttttcaataacgATTTTATCGCGTTGTAATAATTGTGTGTTTACTATTCGATGTAGTGCAGTAGATCGAGACAGTGGAGAAACGCGCACACCGGTAACACGTGAATCGCCTTTTTATTGATCATTTAATGTTCGCGCAGCGATGACCATTTCGCGACACGGTGAAACTAATGTGCCTTAATTCTTTATTAAGTATGAAAATACtacattatttatgaaaatttatacattttcaTTGGAGGGGGTTCATGTACAGGCGATGATCGATAGTTTGTTTGCTAACTTTTCATCAGTAAAATGTCGACAGACTTGTATAATTTCATTGCATCTTATGGCTGTttcgttttcagattttgtcACTGCTTCTGGTAGCTACTTCAGCAATCACAGTTGACAAGCGGGAGAAGAAGAACTCTATTGCTTCGAGGAAACATGACAAGAGAGGTCTCTTGAATTTGGGATATGGTCTGCCACCTGAACAGCTGTTCGCGGCTCCTGAACCAGCACCTGTCTACGAATCGCCGGTTCCTGAAGGTGTGCCTGTAGGTCTGGAAGCTGCTGCACCACATTTACCTCCTCCAGCCATAGCGCATTCGGCTCGTTAGTATACTTTTGCATTATTTCAGCTACTTACATTAGATTCATTAAAATTCTTACGTTACCTTTTTACATAATTCTGAATCTAATTTTTTGAGGTCGATGTTACAcctaataatttcaacaaacaCTGTCTGATATTTCACTCACGACGTTTAATCATTGAAGTTGTCAAATTCTACAAAAATATTCCACTTATCTACTGGGATGCATTAAACACCAGAATGAAATTGTTTTTGTCGATATTGAAGATATTCATACAGATGGCGACCCAGTTATGGGGGCCACAGTATGAAAAATGTTACCCATGTGACGGATAATGTTACCTATAGTGTTTCTACCAGGAATATTTGCATTTCAATATCCCATtaaatactttataaaaataacaagaattcaGCTTTAATGGCAAATTTATGGACTCTAATAATTTACACTCACTGTAAGCAgagggttttatgcatttatggccaTCTTGGGGAGGCGAAAGACAAAATAGCAGGAATCACTGTGGACCTGATCTGTGATTCGCTGTTTCAGCAGCTATTCCGGTACCCGTGCCGCACCCAGTTCCGCAGCCATTGCCGGTACCCGTGCCGCAGCCGATTCCGCACCCGTTTCCGGTGGCGGTTCCAGTGGCGAAGCACGTGCCGGTTCCGGTGCCGGTTGATCGTGCAGTTCCGTTTCCAGTGGACCGTGTAGTTCCGGTGCCGGTAGCGGTTCCGGTACCAAAGCCGTACCCCGTCCACGTGGAAAAGCTGGTGCACGTCGACAGACCGGTACCAGTGCCGGTCGACAGACCCGTCCACGTTCCAGTGGATCGACCCGTCGCTGTTCCGGTGCCGGTACCCAAACCGTACCCGGTGCCCTTCGAGAAGGTCATCCACGTGGACAGACCGTATCCCGTCCACGTGGCTGTGCCTTATCACGTGCCCAAACCGTACCCGGTGCCCGTCGCCATTCACGCGCACAAAACCCATGGCTGGCGCCTATGGTGATGACTCCCATCACCTAGGCCCCCATTGGTTGCTACGTTGATCGATTCCAACACATTACCTACAactatttcagaatttttagaaatCCGTGACTTTTAAATGGATCCTTCAAATTTCTATTCATATATCTAACAGAAGATTTCTAAGCTTCCTTTTTGCCACAACACAATTAGTGAAAATCTTTTTAATAGGCTTCCGcataggtaaagtgttaatcaTTAGCTGAACGAAAATGACAATGCATCTGGGCCCTCTTTCGACCCGTATTAGAATGTTTGTTGTATACTATCGATCGAATGTTTGGAACCACTTTgttattaaccctttacactcgaagctattttgactcgAGAATCCAAACATTTTAATTGATTAAATCCAGTGGCATTTGCATTTAGTAATGTAGGAATTGTTTCGActtatagtcatttttagtggaaATTTGGAGGGGACggtcgagtgcaaaaggttagtGATCAAAATTGGGAGTCTCAATagttttttcgaatattttcatagACGCTTCAATTTTGAGGGGAACTTGTTACGTGATACGATTTAGCTGAAAATCGTGAAACGCTactataattttttatgtatatattttccttCTCGTATGAAACATCTTTTAATGATATTTGTAACACAAAAATAACAGAAATTTGTTGAAAAGACGGATCGCAAATAGCCTGGAAGGGCGAGGGTCGACGTGTCCAAGGACCCGGCATATATGTGTATATTTAATTATGGTTTGATATTAAAAGACAGTGGTATGGCCActataatatttttgttaatgcGTTTGTAATTATTTCCACCCACCTTGGTCATTTTCTATTTGTTTCCATGTAATTTGAACAACGCGAAGTATTGCTAACCGGAAATAGAAATCCTTTATGTCTGTGGACGGAGAATTTGTCCTTGAAGAGGTTAACTAGAAACGCCGTTTTCAAATGGGTTCGATCGAAACGTCGATCGGCCCACTATAATTTAAAAGGTTTTCACGTATTATTATCATGAAGCAAAAACGAACGTTTGTTCGGCAAAAGAGCAATATGTACCACACCGAGCAGTTAATACAATATTCAGCCACATCGACGTCACAGAAATAGCGTTTATTCCAACAACTTCGCACTATGTCCTTGCAGATGTCATAAATCtacttattatttaattaaacagGATACTATACAGTTTTTCGCGCCTAAACGCTTCTTTATACGTGAAACATTTATGAATATCAGCGGGGTGTGAAGGTCATAATTGTGACAGGTAACTATACCGTTTATGTCTTCCTTTAAAGTTCTTCCGCAAGCCACAAACACTATTCATGTTTCTGTTTTCATATCAGCCAATTTTCCGCGGTAGTTtagtatttaattattatttcgaaTTAATTAATACGATAATTAAATGTGTGGTATATGAATTGCTATTTATTACAGTTTCTTTGATAGCATAGAATTTAACATTAACGTGAATTATCATCGAAATATTTCGTCACTTGAAATGATTGCAGGCACGAACATAGCGTTTACGGGACAACTATCATTTCCCAGACTCGTCAATCACGAACATGCCTTCCTTCGTGGATAAAGAAAGATcctatttactattttttacTGTGaacaaatacaaataaataaacattagaaataaaaataaatggatAAGACAGTTTTGTAAATATAGGATACCGTAAACCGAGTCTAATCCTTGGCTGTAGGGCTGAATTATTATTACAACAAAACAAAGAAGCGTCTATATCAATCGAATTGGTATtgttctcgttttattttttgaacGAATAAAGCTCGTGACATATCTTTGCAGTCTTAAACTTCCGTAGCATTTTAAAGTACACCAGCATTGACGTACATGAAATTTCTAGAGAACATCACTAATGTTTCGATCATATGTTAGTCGCAGATCTATAGTAGCCTCATATTTAATAGATCCTTCCACACCTTTTCGTTCGATAGGCGTTACACCTGACACCAGAGAACTACGTAGCGTCTCTGGAATAAATCCATACCATGAGCTAGGCAGACGAGGAACTGTTCCGGCTAATACTTTCTTTTCGTTGTTCTTACACTCGACAAACTCGAGAACTTGAATAGACTGAACATTAAACCCATAAACAATAAATTTCAGTTTAGTATTAAAgcttttttcacaattttctacAACTATGACAAAAAATGGTTGTGGTTCCATCCTGGTCTTACAGTTCTACAGAAAAGATTTAATTACTAATTTTCATATGTATGATCCTCGTTGTGGCAATTTACTCATTTTTCGGCCATCTTCGCTTAAGTaataaggaataaaaagtcTTGTTCAAAAGCAGTATAATAAGTAGTCTTCTTCTAAATAGACTACAGTCATTTTACTAGTTTCCAAGACAATGTTTTCATTCGTTGTCGTTAATTATATGTGGCTTATTCTCAGTAACTCCTTATCTAAAGTCATCGTGACATTATAGAAATCATTGGAATGCAACATGGAACTGAAACTGTAAATGTGCTGTACAAGTACACTCAAatacttattgcgatatttatgtTAAATGAAGAGTATTCTGTTACAGGAAATTTAAGtcaatttctttccttcttgcagaattaaaaaaattaaacataTACAAACTCCAAATCTTTTAATCTGcctaatccgcagtctagctgtAGCAAATGAGATTTCGTGACGAATCATTACCTAATTCTCctctaaaatattatatattctcCCCTTTAAATCATCTTTAAATCCTTCATAAtccattatttttgttaaaaaaatttgttgatcGCGTTATGCAAGAATCTACTGCAATTCGTTATACATTGTAGCCTGCGGACTttaacgtaaaataaaaattgtctgcattaatagCAAGATGAAGGATCTACATTTGTCACTTTTCTTAACCCTCTAACGGCGGTgcccgggtctattttgactcAGAGTATTAAACTTAATTTCGcagtatttaaaataattataacgAATAACGGTGCTAATATCATTAACTGCGTTGTTATTAGGTAGTTCAGCACTTTTAGTACGTACATAAGTATAACAATTACAACTGTCCTAGACAATTGTAAAGTCAGTAAAATTGTAGGATGATAGGACTACCCACTTTCTTTAAATCAGGGAGTGAGATGGCTATGAAAATAACAGTTTTAAACTGTTTATTTGTTTACTGTTCTGAttgaaacagttatgaagaaccgaaataatgTTATATTTTGCAAAACCAATGAAGACGTGGACAATTGTACAATTTGTGGAAAATGGCACGGTAGAGGCAGTGCCATCAACGTGGTTCGCAGAGACTTACAAGATGAGGATGACGTAATGACATTTTCAATTGCATTGGCTCAAATAGATCAGCAATATTTACATTCAGTGTGTTCATGTAAGCTGTGTTTACTACCTGAGGTCACTTAAGATTGAAAGTAATTTTCGCCAGTAATAGCTTGCAGTAACATCAAGTCGGTTACTATTCCTATATTACTTctattctgtatttttgttacaactttttaataaagctcTATGTGACCTATGTttacataacatttttttcttatttagtgCCATACAAGTGTttagggacaccctgtataattgacacagatccataaaatgtattttctgcATTTCCAATACAGGCCCACATTTTACAAAAAGTtataaaatacaactttcagtattctctctgtaattccgaccaattgcaatgttttcaaaattgttgTTCGCGTCACGTAGCAAACTAACTAACTAACTagcaaactaattgttctaacttcaaAAAAAAGccaaatcgaataaaaatctaaGTCCATATTAAAAAAGTCTTGGTCTTTTAGGTAATGTCCGAATATCAATAAGAGCCGCTGTATAGCGACATGTCAACGGATGCGTTGACGCGTTTAAATCTCATATAGCAAATGAAAAACTGATTGTTGCCACAAGTGGGGGTTGGAGACACGACAGACGGTGTTGGTGCGCCGGTTCCTCGACGACCGGATCGCGCAGTCTTTTGTCGCGGCCAAACCAAGATTGACCGGCCTGGATCGAGGCACCGTAAGAACTCTGGCTCGCTTTGATCGCATCGTCTCCACTAGTCGTGATCTTATCAAGGTGCGCGAATGGTTTCGAGAGCGATTTAAAACCGGATAATCGGAGAATGTGAATCCCCATCAACGGTTTGCTAGGGCCGCGGAGGCGTCCTTCCGGAGTACTTCCGGAGTACTTCTGGTTTCCGGATACCGGAAGGGAAGCTTCATTTTTTTCGCGAGAAAACAATCATAAGAATGCGTGTCGCAAAATACGCGTACGATCTAGGCGGTCGTCTTTTTCGTCGGGGCCTCAACCTTGGCCTGTACTCGTCGTTTCTGGGACTTCTCTCGTTCGTAACAGCCGGCCGAAAGCTCCGGAATAATCTGCCTAATTGCAAGGTCTCCGGAATTTGATGAAAACCGGTCACCGCGCTCCCGATCGATTATGTTCACCGGATTTCAGCGAAATTGCACGCTCGAATGCAATAGCAAGTGTCATAtcccaacaaaaaaaaaaaaattaatcgaaaattttcgagtGCTTTATTTTTCGATTACTTTTCGGTTTTTTTGGTGCGTATTTTTCTATTTAGTGTGCTGTTACTGTGTATTTTCCGAATTCTATGAAAATATGGAAAAGTATTGACGAGTCCATCGTTGAAGCGTCTTCAAGGTGAAGTTGTTcgattacttttattttctatctcTCCTCGTTTCTGAAAAATTGGAACGGTGTTTGTATAAACATAATCGCCGCACCACTTGCTATTCCAGTTTTGACCGTGTGTCTTCTACTCTATAACGAGGCTGCGCAGTTATCGAAATAAGTCCTTacgaataattaaattttcataGTTTTTATTTGATTATATTATTTGAGTAATAACGTATGAAACAGATATTTGATATTCTTCCTTCCACCCAAaaacgaaaattattttatatgctCCTGTGCGTCCTTAAAATTTTACGAGCGACTCCTGTTACTTCGTTGTTCTCCAATTTgacatttttcttgaaaatcTCAACGATTTTACGAAATAACAAACGCGACTGtgttaaataattgaaatatttacgTTCATGATTCTGTCTAGTATTTTTCCACGATGAAGCCGAAAAAAATGGGAATCATCGGCGGGAGTATGTTCAGTTTCGGACTATTCTTCCTAACTTTCACCTTTCCGGTCATCCTCAGATCGCAGGTCAAGAAAGTAAGTGCGGAAAGGCGTTCATGTCATATTGTTTTTCTCTTTCGCGAACGAACTTCTAAAACAACGTGTTATTGTTGATTGTAACGATTAGGCTTTAAAATCGTtggtaaaataaattaaaacgtcaataaagaaaatattcgatcaatcATTACTTCCCTTTCACTACTTCGAACGAGCTgcgtttgaataaattggaaAAAGATGATTGTCACGTCCATGGTCGCCATTACCGTAACTCTGCTTTCCGCAGTTCTCCCGCACCCAGTCATTATTACAGTGACACGGTTCTATTTTCACTTTTGTAATCGTCACGTAGTCCTGTTTCGTTCGTTATCATCTGTCTTCTTTCTATTTCATTGTGAACAATTGTTTCCTTCAACGTGTCTTGTCCAACGCATACTTTTGCTTCTGCTTCACGTTTCAACCACGCTTCTGCTTCACGTTTCAAAATAACATTTCAATTGAAAGATTATTTTGCAATGTTTTTTGTTTCATTATGTTATTTCTATAGAAAAGTTTCGATATCGATATCGAAATATGGAAAACGTAAATTGTGGGCCAtaagcggattttatgcatttatgaaaaaaataagtAGGTGCGATTTaagaaagtaaaaatatttcacatattacgaaagaaaataaattttaatttcactAGAGTTTGGTGAAAtttaggtagaaaatttttattttgcgtaaagatccgcttATGGTATTACCCTTACTGTTAGTTTATTTTTACCTACTTCGCTCGTTTCTTTACAAAATATTGTTCCTTCCCTTTAATTTTGCTTTCGCACTTTTCTTTCACGTTGCCATCGCTTCAttgtaaaattgataaaatattttcttacgGTACACTGTGTGTTTTTCCCGGTGAATTTTACCCTGTGAATTTCCCGGTGAAATTCTAATGTATATTAGACCGTATGCTAACCCAAATGTACAGCTTCATAACTCCCAAATGGGTAGTTCCACTTAAGCtttcaaataaaaagaaaattgaattagaAAGACGACCAACAATTTGTCTTTGCAGCAAATATCACTCGGTAAACAAGGTAGCAAGATGCGAGAAATTTGGTCGAATCTTCCCGTTCCGATGGAGTTCAGAGTCCACCTATTCAACGTGACGAATCCCGTAGAAATAACGGCGGGCCAGACACCGATTCTCCAGGAAGTGGGTCCATATCATTACGAGTGAGTTCCTGTAGGAGTTTTCATAGTCGTTCACGCGTCGATTCTGCCGGAAAAATATCTCTTCAAAGTCGAATAATATCCCGAacaattgaatttttctgaaagaAGTCGCTTCTTGAAAGAATCATTAAGCAACGAACCctgaatgaaaaaaaatatgCCTTCCTGTTCTTTATAAATTAGAGCAGACGTTAAGAAACGTGTCAgaacaaatatttaataatgtccGCGATGTCTTGCGCTCTCTGAGTCGTCCGAACGAGCCAATCAATTTTCGTCGTAACAACTTCGAAAATAAATAAAGAGAGCAGAAAAACATCTTTAATCGCCGAAATAATTATCGGTTTTCAGCCAGTATAAGGAGAAGGTGGATCAAGTCGAACGCGACGAAGACGACAGCATAGAGTACCGTGTGAAGACTACCTGGTACTTCAATCCTGAATTGAGCAACGGGCTTACGGGCGACGAGGAACTCATTATGCCTAATTTGCTAGCCTTAATGACGCTTAAGTTCGTCCTGAAGGAACAACCAGGTGCAATAGGAGTCGCCAGTGAGTACAATTTATCGTAATCTACACGAATTGTGCCTTTCCTTGAAAATTTTCTCGATGCCTTTTTCTTGAACCTGAACGAATGCGTTCtcgtaatttttttaaacaatgtaCAATAACCACCGTTTTAGTGCCACTTGGTGTTAACGATTGTACGAATATACATTGATAACAGCGACATCGAAAATTCGCAGGTCCGTTAATTGGTCAATTTTCTTTCCGAATTTGTATCTCGACGTTCGCAGAAAGTTTATCTACGACAACACCGTGGAAATCGATTGTTGACCGAGTATAACCCTCCAGTCCGCTATCTTCTTGACGTATTTTTTCCCCGGAAAGCATAGATCGGATATTCCTACATGTCGATCAGAAGCGAAGGTTGGCTTGGCCTTACCTACTATGTATTCTAGAGGCTGCTAAGCCGTGTCGGTGGTGTGATTTACTTATAACACGTGTACGGCACCTAACGCGAGAAACAATACTTACATCCTACCTTGACAATAAGAATTCAATTGATTTCCGTAACCTTTCGCTTTGATCCATCACCTATGAAAAATTGACTCCGCTACATAGTCATTTTATTTCACAAGCTCACACCcagggtaagggacctaattactatgggggtaccgatatgcctatattaattatacctagttttaaagcataatgaatattaaaaaagagatattgaatttctttcattaaaatcagttaatatatatatatatatatatatatatatatatatatatatatatgtgtgtgtgtgtgtgtgtgtgtcatatatttatatatctcttttttaatgttcattgtgctttaaaactAGGTgttattaatataggcatatCAGTACCCCCACAGTACTTGGGTCCCTTACCGTAGGTTCTACACATCTCCGTGTTctattttcaatacttttaatttgtttgatcggccattttgttttttcccTGCTACTTTTGTAGTCCGTTGATTTCGTTTCGAGCTGACCTTAACCGTTCCGTGTTGAGCTATTTTAGAACGATAAGAACCACGCTGTCCGAAAAATGTTGCCACACTTTCATCTAACGAACGTTCCATCACAGACAAAGGGGTGGACAGTATCTTCAAGAAGCCCAAAACGATCTTTATGAAAGTGAAAGCGAAAGATATCCTTTTCGACGGTATGGCTATCGACTGTAACGTGAAGGACTTCGCTGGAAGCACGATTTGCGGTGTTCTGAAGGAGAGGAAGGATTTGCTACCAGGTGGCGAAAATATATACTTATTGTCCTTGTTCGGCACGGTACGCAAGTATATTTCAACAGTTAATTAACCTGTACGTCTGCTTGCGATTTCGCGAGAATTGGGTCGTTTCTCTTGGGTCGCAATTTCATATTACTCTTTTAATCGAACTTCAAAGTCCCTCGTGCATGAAATACCACGTCGTACTGTTCGACTTCGAAACCTTTTAGGAAAGGTATACATTTTTCCGAGTACCTAGTATACTATCGTGTTTATACTTTGTTCAAAATCAGAGAGATATCGTTCATTCCTAAGAAAAGTGACgtaaaatatatttgtaaaaagaattataataataaatatataaagtgtGGTGTACTTTATAACAAATGTACATGAGTGCAAATGTTCAcgtaatgagaataattatgtTCAGTTCACCTGATGAGAATAAggtcaaaataaaataaagtcaaattgaaaaatttgaCCCACCTCTGTGTAATAGACACCGTCGTTAGTATAACGATCCTTTGTTCGGGTGTTATCGTTATAATTATTATCGTAATCCTAATTGGGTTGTTACGAACCGACAGAAAAATGGAACCGTCGATCCTGGACGTATACGCGTGCTGCGCGGGAGGAAAAATTTTAAGGACGTGGGACGTGTGATCGAGTATGATGGGCTACCAGCATTAACCATTTACGATGGAGAACACTGCAACGCGTTCAATGGAACCGACTCGACGATTTTCCCGTCGTTGATGACGAGGGAGGACGACATCGTCTCCTTCTCCCCGGAAATTTGCAGAAGTATCTCTATTCCTTATCGTTACGATAGCAAAGTCAAAGGTACGACGGCTACAAATGCAAACTACGAAAAGCGGGGAGTGCCAAAAATCTTTCCTAGTGAactacagtcaaacctgtttttgtgcggtagatagggaccacataaaagaaaccgcacaaaaaagaatattcagaaacttcataaatagctatgacaaataattttttataacatatcaaagacaattttttttatgcggtggagagggactcGAAGGTCTTTAAGGGACTATCGTTAGTTCTCATCttcatatttaattttactttcaaataaaatttatttcaatgccTGCCAATGTAATTATCGTGTATTCTTTTTATACGAGTGGAAAGATAAATATATTGACGATGGTAAATGTTGATAGTAAAGATTGATAGTACTATTTGCTGATAGTAGAAAAATCTCAAAACTGGATG from Halictus rubicundus isolate RS-2024b chromosome 2, iyHalRubi1_principal, whole genome shotgun sequence carries:
- the LOC143365436 gene encoding uncharacterized protein LOC143365436 isoform X1, with product MKLLLILSLLLVATSAITVDKREKKNSIASRKHDKRGLLNLGYGLPPEQLFAAPEPAPVYESPVPEGVPVGLEAAAPHLPPPAIAHSAPAIPVPVPHPVPQPLPVPVPQPIPHPFPVAVPVAKHVPVPVPVDRAVPFPVDRVVPVPVAVPVPKPYPVHVEKLVHVDRPVPVPVDRPVHVPVDRPVAVPVPVPKPYPVPFEKVIHVDRPYPVHVAVPYHVPKPYPVPVAIHAHKTHGWRLW
- the LOC143365436 gene encoding uncharacterized protein LOC143365436 isoform X2, with amino-acid sequence MKLLLILSLLLVATSAITVDKREKKNSIASRKHDKRGLLNLGYGLPPEQLFAAPEPAPVYESPVPEGVPVGLEAAAPHLPPPAIAHSAPIPVPVPHPVPQPLPVPVPQPIPHPFPVAVPVAKHVPVPVPVDRAVPFPVDRVVPVPVAVPVPKPYPVHVEKLVHVDRPVPVPVDRPVHVPVDRPVAVPVPVPKPYPVPFEKVIHVDRPYPVHVAVPYHVPKPYPVPVAIHAHKTHGWRLW
- the LOC143365421 gene encoding sensory neuron membrane protein 1 isoform X1, yielding MRVAKYAYDLGGRLFRRGLNLGLYSSFLGLLSFVTAGRKLRNNLPNCKYFSTMKPKKMGIIGGSMFSFGLFFLTFTFPVILRSQVKKQISLGKQGSKMREIWSNLPVPMEFRVHLFNVTNPVEITAGQTPILQEVGPYHYDQYKEKVDQVERDEDDSIEYRVKTTWYFNPELSNGLTGDEELIMPNLLALMTLKFVLKEQPGAIGVANKGVDSIFKKPKTIFMKVKAKDILFDGMAIDCNVKDFAGSTICGVLKERKDLLPGGENIYLLSLFGTKNGTVDPGRIRVLRGRKNFKDVGRVIEYDGLPALTIYDGEHCNAFNGTDSTIFPSLMTREDDIVSFSPEICRSISIPYRYDSKVKGVNTYHYSTDYGDMKSNPEEQCYCPTPDTCLDKDLMDLEKCVGVPMIGSQPHFLGAEEKYLEMVHGLHPDPELHDLSMDFDPLTATPIKAHKRLQFNMFLGPVEKFKLMKTFPECLFPIFWVDEGILLDGALLNQVKQVYMLLGVVGVLKYLMMAGGAGLGAAAGYFHYKNRDKNSMDVTKVTPESRNGKDEEKKWPPQQQMNISTIHTQSAAVPPNLDAN
- the LOC143365421 gene encoding sensory neuron membrane protein 1 isoform X2, with product MKPKKMGIIGGSMFSFGLFFLTFTFPVILRSQVKKQISLGKQGSKMREIWSNLPVPMEFRVHLFNVTNPVEITAGQTPILQEVGPYHYDQYKEKVDQVERDEDDSIEYRVKTTWYFNPELSNGLTGDEELIMPNLLALMTLKFVLKEQPGAIGVANKGVDSIFKKPKTIFMKVKAKDILFDGMAIDCNVKDFAGSTICGVLKERKDLLPGGENIYLLSLFGTKNGTVDPGRIRVLRGRKNFKDVGRVIEYDGLPALTIYDGEHCNAFNGTDSTIFPSLMTREDDIVSFSPEICRSISIPYRYDSKVKGVNTYHYSTDYGDMKSNPEEQCYCPTPDTCLDKDLMDLEKCVGVPMIGSQPHFLGAEEKYLEMVHGLHPDPELHDLSMDFDPLTATPIKAHKRLQFNMFLGPVEKFKLMKTFPECLFPIFWVDEGILLDGALLNQVKQVYMLLGVVGVLKYLMMAGGAGLGAAAGYFHYKNRDKNSMDVTKVTPESRNGKDEEKKWPPQQQMNISTIHTQSAAVPPNLDAN